One stretch of bacterium DNA includes these proteins:
- a CDS encoding RNA-binding protein, whose amino-acid sequence MNIYVGNLPYQTTQDDLKVQFEQYGVVESVNIIQDRETGRSKGFGFVVMPDSAAAQNAIDSLNDKDAGGRKMKVNEARPRAEGGGGGGRREGGFESRERRW is encoded by the coding sequence GTGAATATTTACGTTGGAAATCTGCCTTATCAGACGACTCAGGATGATCTCAAAGTTCAGTTCGAACAGTACGGGGTTGTGGAATCCGTCAACATCATTCAGGACCGCGAAACCGGCCGTTCAAAAGGGTTTGGCTTCGTCGTCATGCCTGACAGCGCTGCCGCCCAGAACGCAATCGATTCCTTGAACGACAAGGATGCGGGTGGTCGCAAAATGAAGGTGAACGAAGCTCGTCCCCGCGCTGAAGGTGGTGGCGGCGGTGGCCGTCGCGAAGGTGGCTTCGAGAGCCGCGAACGCCGCTGGTAA
- the bioF gene encoding 8-amino-7-oxononanoate synthase, which yields MRATETWISDELGSLRAGGLERTLVAYPNAGAAIRAGSALLLNFSSNDYLGLARNPVVLAAVEAAVRGYGAGATASRLVTGTLACHEELESQLAALKGYPDALVFGSGYAANMGLISALVGRDDHVFIDRLAHASLVDAAVLSRAHVHRFAHNDPDAFRKALHACAAGGKRLLVTESVFSMDGDVAPVAALTAVAGAAGAMVLVDEAHATGVFGPGGAGVIRQAGVESQVNCSMGTLSKALGGYGGFVACSGEMRRWLIHKARAFIYSTALPPAMVGAALGALECLRADPGMGRRLLDRAALFRVRLQEVGLDTGPSESQIIPVMVGDNDRALRLQRRLVEQGILAVAIRPPTVPKGTARLRLSVSLDHSPEVLSRVAGLIAEAAQREGVIS from the coding sequence ATGCGAGCGACGGAAACATGGATATCGGACGAACTGGGGTCCCTAAGGGCGGGGGGCTTGGAGCGGACGCTGGTGGCCTATCCCAATGCCGGGGCGGCCATCAGGGCTGGTTCGGCGTTGCTTTTGAATTTTTCGAGCAATGATTATCTCGGCCTGGCCCGGAACCCGGTCGTGCTCGCCGCCGTGGAGGCGGCGGTACGGGGCTATGGGGCCGGGGCGACGGCCTCGCGACTGGTGACCGGAACGCTGGCGTGTCACGAGGAGCTTGAGTCTCAATTGGCGGCGCTGAAGGGCTATCCGGATGCGCTGGTGTTCGGCAGCGGGTATGCGGCGAATATGGGCCTGATCAGTGCGTTGGTGGGGCGGGACGATCATGTCTTTATTGACCGGCTGGCTCATGCCAGTCTGGTGGATGCCGCGGTGCTGAGCCGGGCCCATGTGCACCGGTTTGCGCATAACGACCCTGACGCGTTCCGGAAGGCACTTCACGCCTGTGCCGCCGGGGGGAAGCGCTTGCTGGTGACTGAATCGGTTTTCAGTATGGACGGGGATGTTGCCCCGGTAGCCGCCCTGACGGCGGTGGCTGGAGCGGCCGGGGCCATGGTGCTGGTGGATGAGGCGCATGCCACGGGGGTCTTCGGCCCGGGTGGGGCGGGCGTGATCCGGCAGGCGGGTGTGGAGTCACAGGTGAATTGCTCCATGGGGACGCTGAGTAAGGCCTTGGGCGGCTATGGCGGGTTTGTGGCCTGTTCCGGGGAGATGCGCCGCTGGCTGATCCATAAGGCGCGGGCCTTCATCTATTCCACGGCGTTGCCCCCCGCCATGGTCGGAGCGGCGCTGGGTGCGCTGGAGTGCCTTCGTGCTGATCCGGGGATGGGTCGTCGGCTCCTTGACCGGGCGGCCCTGTTCCGGGTGCGTTTGCAGGAGGTCGGGCTGGATACCGGTCCTTCCGAAAGCCAGATTATCCCGGTGATGGTGGGCGACAATGACCGGGCGCTCCGGTTGCAGCGTCGCTTGGTGGAGCAGGGGATCCTGGCAGTGGCTATCCGGCCACCTACCGTTCCCAAGGGCACGGCCCGCTTGCGGCTTTCGGTGAGCCTGGATCATTCTCCCGAGGTATTGAGCCGGGTCGCAGGCCTCATTGCCGAGGCCGCACAGCGTGAAGGTGTGATTTCATGA
- the infB gene encoding translation initiation factor IF-2 — MRVHELAKELGIHSKDLLDQLAAMGLPAKNHMSTLEADVVAKVKATATPVSAAPVAPVAPVTVAPAAPSTPAPKAVEPARPAPTAAPKPVPAPAPVVEKPAAPIPVAPVKVTPPAPAAEVPAEGSKVIILKGPIVVRDLAGFLGVRPNQLIAELMRLNVLASINEQIDIKDAARVAEKHGFTVEREKKVEHKPLVKKETEAEVIQQIKAVVKTHRPPVVTVLGHVDHGKTSLLDKIRNTTIAKGESGGITQHIGASTVQVGDKSITFLDTPGHAAFSAMRARGANMTDIAIIVVDAGDGLMPQTLEAIKHAQAADVPIIVAINKMDLPTANPDKVKKQLAGMNMTPEDWGGKTICCHVSAMTGAGVPELLEMILLQAEMMELKTNPNQPAKGFVIESQLESGMGPTANLLVTNGTLNVGDVILCGPHWGRVRALINDHGVKVKSADASTPVKCLGLSGVPDAGAAFEIIATDRAARTAAEECQAKNKLVQLTAPKRASLNTLFDQLKENKDRLEIKLLIKSDVQGSLEAIDFALKQINSDKVSIHTILGGVGTISANDVLLAAACDAIVVGFHVSLDENASKLAKKEGVEVRLHSIIYELIDQVREAMAGLLSPILREKMMGTAEVKQVFSMSKGGVIAGCMCMSGRITSRLKVRVKRKGSVLFEGSIDSLRRFQNDVSEVKESQECGIRLDNFTAFAEGDVLEFYEVERIAQTL, encoded by the coding sequence ATGAGAGTTCATGAATTAGCCAAGGAATTAGGGATCCACAGTAAAGACCTGTTGGATCAGTTAGCTGCCATGGGCCTTCCGGCCAAAAACCATATGAGCACGCTAGAGGCGGATGTGGTAGCCAAAGTGAAGGCGACCGCCACGCCGGTTTCCGCCGCGCCTGTGGCACCCGTGGCACCCGTGACCGTAGCTCCGGCGGCCCCGAGTACGCCCGCCCCAAAGGCGGTTGAACCCGCGCGCCCAGCCCCGACTGCCGCCCCGAAACCCGTACCTGCACCTGCACCCGTCGTCGAAAAACCGGCCGCGCCGATCCCCGTGGCGCCCGTCAAGGTGACTCCGCCCGCTCCTGCGGCCGAAGTTCCGGCTGAAGGCAGCAAAGTGATTATCCTCAAGGGCCCCATCGTAGTCCGTGATCTCGCTGGATTTTTGGGAGTGCGTCCCAACCAGTTGATTGCCGAGTTAATGCGCCTGAATGTCCTGGCCTCCATTAATGAGCAGATCGACATCAAGGATGCCGCCCGCGTGGCTGAAAAACACGGCTTTACCGTGGAACGTGAGAAGAAGGTCGAACACAAGCCGCTGGTCAAGAAGGAAACGGAAGCGGAAGTGATCCAACAGATCAAAGCCGTTGTCAAAACCCATCGCCCTCCCGTTGTGACCGTCCTGGGCCATGTTGACCATGGTAAAACGTCGCTCCTCGACAAGATCCGTAATACCACCATCGCCAAGGGCGAATCCGGCGGGATTACCCAGCATATCGGGGCCTCCACCGTACAGGTGGGCGACAAGAGCATCACCTTTCTGGATACCCCCGGCCATGCCGCGTTTAGCGCCATGCGTGCCCGCGGTGCCAATATGACGGATATCGCCATCATCGTGGTGGATGCAGGGGACGGGCTCATGCCGCAAACCCTCGAAGCCATCAAGCATGCCCAGGCCGCTGATGTCCCGATCATTGTCGCCATCAACAAGATGGATCTGCCCACCGCCAATCCCGACAAGGTTAAAAAGCAACTGGCGGGCATGAATATGACGCCGGAAGACTGGGGCGGAAAAACCATCTGCTGCCACGTCAGCGCCATGACCGGTGCGGGCGTCCCGGAATTACTTGAAATGATTCTGCTTCAGGCAGAAATGATGGAACTCAAAACCAATCCCAATCAGCCCGCCAAGGGGTTTGTGATTGAATCCCAGTTGGAATCCGGTATGGGCCCGACGGCCAATCTGCTGGTGACCAACGGGACCCTGAATGTCGGGGACGTGATTCTCTGCGGCCCGCACTGGGGCCGGGTTCGCGCCCTGATCAATGACCATGGCGTCAAGGTGAAATCGGCCGATGCCTCCACGCCGGTCAAATGCCTGGGCTTGTCCGGCGTACCGGATGCCGGGGCGGCGTTCGAAATCATCGCCACTGACCGCGCCGCGCGGACGGCGGCTGAGGAATGCCAGGCCAAGAACAAGCTGGTCCAGCTGACCGCGCCCAAACGCGCCTCACTCAATACGCTCTTCGATCAATTGAAGGAAAACAAAGACCGGCTGGAGATCAAGTTGTTGATCAAGTCGGATGTGCAAGGCTCGCTGGAAGCCATTGACTTTGCCCTCAAACAGATCAATAGCGACAAGGTATCCATCCACACCATTCTGGGCGGCGTGGGCACCATTTCGGCCAATGACGTCCTTCTGGCAGCCGCCTGTGACGCCATCGTCGTCGGATTCCATGTATCCCTGGATGAAAATGCCAGCAAATTAGCCAAAAAAGAAGGCGTCGAGGTCCGGCTCCACAGCATCATCTACGAACTGATTGATCAGGTTCGCGAAGCCATGGCTGGCCTGCTGAGCCCCATCCTGCGCGAAAAGATGATGGGAACGGCCGAAGTGAAGCAGGTCTTCTCCATGTCCAAGGGCGGCGTGATCGCCGGCTGTATGTGCATGAGCGGACGCATCACCTCCCGCCTCAAAGTGCGGGTCAAACGCAAGGGCAGCGTTCTTTTCGAAGGCAGCATCGACTCCTTGCGCCGGTTCCAGAACGATGTCAGCGAGGTCAAGGAAAGCCAGGAATGCGGAATCCGGCTGGACAACTTCACGGCCTTTGCGGAAGGTGACGTGCTTGAATTCTATGAAGTCGAGCGCATCGCCCAAACCCTGTAA
- a CDS encoding methyltransferase domain-containing protein: protein MISVARSFSRAAQTYERGASLHRHVAARLIETLPEPGGFGAGRILEVGCGSGVLTEPLRRRYPDASLCVIDVAEGMVAAVRERWGEDPRMDFVVADVREFLSPQPFDLIVSSSALHWATPLERTFGNLKRQLSLEGQCCAALMIDGTLGELHALRRRVAPGKIPAGRLPTGAEVLAAAKAAGLTVVTSTEECIQTHYHSADDFLSTLHAQGLTGGTVSRAAASLSRTELKRLRREYDVAFRDQGDGVYASFVVLYMQLIAS, encoded by the coding sequence ATGATATCAGTGGCCCGATCATTTTCCCGTGCGGCGCAGACCTATGAGCGGGGTGCCTCCCTGCACCGGCATGTGGCGGCCCGCCTGATCGAAACCCTGCCTGAGCCGGGCGGTTTCGGGGCCGGCCGTATTCTTGAGGTGGGCTGCGGCTCCGGCGTCCTGACTGAGCCACTTCGCCGGCGCTATCCGGACGCCTCACTATGTGTGATCGACGTGGCGGAGGGAATGGTTGCCGCCGTTCGCGAGCGCTGGGGCGAGGATCCCCGGATGGACTTTGTGGTGGCCGACGTTCGGGAGTTCCTCTCGCCGCAGCCATTTGACCTCATTGTCAGCAGCTCGGCGCTGCATTGGGCGACGCCGCTGGAGCGGACATTCGGCAATTTGAAGAGGCAACTTTCGTTGGAGGGGCAGTGCTGTGCCGCCCTGATGATTGACGGGACCCTGGGTGAACTTCATGCGTTACGCCGCCGGGTGGCGCCAGGCAAGATCCCGGCCGGCCGGTTGCCCACGGGGGCGGAAGTGTTGGCGGCGGCGAAGGCCGCCGGGTTGACCGTGGTGACGAGTACGGAGGAGTGTATCCAGACCCACTACCATTCCGCCGATGATTTCCTGAGCACCCTGCACGCCCAGGGGTTGACCGGCGGGACCGTGTCACGAGCCGCTGCATCGCTTTCCCGGACGGAACTCAAGCGGTTGCGCCGCGAGTATGATGTGGCGTTTCGCGACCAGGGGGATGGCGTCTACGCCAGCTTTGTGGTGCTCTATATGCAGCTCATCGCATCCTGA
- the nusA gene encoding transcription termination factor NusA, with amino-acid sequence MNGELSSVLSYLEKERGIDRETLFLTVESALLSASRKSVGPAKNVRIHMDRKTCDIKAFATVLVVEKVDNPHDEITLQGARRVKPDAQLGDNVEIEVTPKNFGRIAAQTAKQAILQKIRQAERNIVFEEYRDRVNDIVSGTIRRFERNDIVVDLGRAEAILSAKERISTEMYQVGDQVRALVLSVQDNASGPSIMLSRSHPDFLRRLFQLEVAEIADNTVEIKGIAREAGFRTKIAVMSRDSKVDPVGACVGMRGVRVKNIVRELSGEKIDIVRFSDDIKTYVTNALSPAKLSKVEIDADKPRVIHVTTEADQLSLAIGKRGQNVRLSSKLTGWKIDVQKDEGNISFEEKVAKAVCDLAAIPGIGRANAEKLVQAGFLNIEGILAAEVADLEATGEFDQATAKTIYEAAAAAQPAVQENIE; translated from the coding sequence ATGAATGGTGAATTATCATCGGTATTAAGTTACCTTGAAAAAGAACGTGGCATTGACCGGGAGACGCTGTTTCTCACGGTTGAGAGTGCCTTGTTGTCGGCCTCCCGGAAAAGCGTGGGGCCCGCCAAAAACGTGCGCATCCACATGGATCGTAAGACCTGTGATATCAAGGCTTTCGCCACGGTACTCGTGGTCGAAAAGGTGGATAATCCTCATGACGAAATCACGCTCCAGGGAGCACGCCGGGTGAAGCCGGATGCCCAGCTTGGCGACAACGTCGAAATCGAGGTCACTCCGAAAAATTTCGGGCGTATTGCCGCCCAAACCGCCAAACAGGCGATTTTGCAGAAAATCCGGCAGGCCGAGCGTAATATTGTCTTCGAAGAGTACCGGGACCGGGTGAATGATATCGTCAGCGGAACCATCCGCCGCTTTGAACGCAACGACATCGTGGTGGATCTCGGACGAGCGGAAGCCATCCTTTCGGCTAAAGAACGTATTTCCACGGAAATGTACCAGGTGGGCGATCAGGTGCGCGCGCTGGTGCTGTCCGTTCAGGATAACGCCTCGGGCCCGAGCATCATGCTGTCCCGCAGCCACCCTGACTTTCTTCGCCGGTTATTCCAGCTGGAAGTGGCTGAAATTGCCGATAATACGGTTGAAATCAAGGGCATTGCCCGCGAAGCCGGGTTCCGGACCAAAATTGCCGTTATGTCGCGTGACTCCAAGGTCGATCCCGTCGGGGCCTGCGTCGGCATGCGCGGCGTACGCGTCAAAAACATCGTTCGCGAGCTGTCTGGCGAGAAAATCGATATTGTCCGCTTCAGTGATGATATCAAAACCTATGTCACCAATGCCCTTTCGCCGGCCAAACTGTCCAAAGTTGAGATTGATGCCGACAAGCCGCGGGTCATCCATGTCACCACGGAAGCGGATCAACTTTCGCTGGCCATTGGCAAACGCGGGCAGAATGTCCGCCTTTCCTCCAAGCTGACCGGTTGGAAAATTGACGTCCAGAAGGATGAAGGCAATATTTCGTTCGAGGAGAAAGTGGCGAAAGCCGTTTGCGACTTGGCCGCTATCCCCGGTATCGGGCGTGCAAATGCGGAGAAACTGGTTCAGGCCGGATTCCTGAATATTGAGGGAATTCTGGCCGCGGAAGTGGCCGACCTTGAAGCGACTGGCGAATTCGACCAGGCTACAGCCAAAACCATCTACGAAGCAGCGGCCGCCGCACAGCCTGCCGTACAGGAGAACATCGAATAG
- the rbfA gene encoding 30S ribosome-binding factor RbfA, whose product MKTDRLIRINELLRREISVVLYRLIDQTEFDMSAMTVTHVIVSPDLHDARVLVSIRGHEHERRKILRQLQHLHSEVQTEVAKAVILKYTPRLTFVLDTSIEQGDRVLDILAKIPAPVESPADPELPGTTDPT is encoded by the coding sequence ATGAAGACCGATCGGCTGATCAGAATCAATGAACTGCTTCGTCGTGAGATCAGCGTGGTGCTTTACCGGCTGATCGACCAGACGGAGTTCGATATGTCAGCCATGACCGTGACCCACGTCATTGTCAGCCCTGATCTCCACGATGCCCGCGTCCTCGTGTCCATCCGGGGGCACGAACACGAGCGGCGCAAGATCCTGCGCCAGCTTCAGCATCTGCACTCAGAGGTCCAGACGGAAGTCGCGAAAGCGGTCATTCTCAAATACACCCCCCGCCTGACGTTTGTGCTGGACACCTCCATCGAACAGGGCGATCGCGTGCTGGATATCCTGGCCAAAATCCCCGCTCCGGTCGAATCACCGGCAGATCC